The DNA sequence aaccaggaggtcagggttcaatgcccagtcagggcttatgcccgggttgcagactccatccccaggagggagcacgcaggaggcagcccatcaatgactccctctcatcattgatgtttctatctctctcctctctaaaatcaataaaaataatatttaaaacataaactatCAAACATCATAGCTCAGCCTAGCCAACCTTACCTTAGCCTGCAGTTGGGCAAAGTCACCTCGCTGCTGCTCCCCGCATCCTGAGAGAGTGCCCTACTGAGTATGGCTGGGCGGGGGAAAGGTGAAAATCCAACATTGGAAGCATGGCTTCTACTGGAGGGTATTGCTTCGTACCCTGTGAAGCCGAAAGATCGTAATTCGGGAACAATCTGTGCGCCTCAGTGGAAGGAGTGCGATGTCACACTTAGTTCTCATGTGGTGAGAGCCAGCTGACCTCGCTGGGAACCCAGGCCACATCGGCCTCATTCAAGCAGGGCCCTGGGTGGTCCCATTTCCCTGAGGGGTCAGATCAATCAGGGGAGGAGCCCTGGATTATGGGAGGAGAACAGGCAAGCCCACAGAGCCCCAGCATTCAAGGGAGCCGGTGGAAGCAGAGATGGGTGAGGTGGAAGCCGGGTGGCCGAGAGTGGAGGCCGCGTAGTCCAGGGCTTCTGCAGGGTTTGGGGGACTCCTGAGCTGTAGCCCGTGGAGTGACCACGGAGGAGGGGCGCACAGAGGAGAGgcggggggtggctggggagaaaGCGGATCAGGACGCACTGGAGACCTGGGGTGAAAGGACCATGTTTGAGAGCCCATGTGAGAGGAGGGTCAGccccacaccaaagggtcatgggttcgattcctggtcaaggacatgtacctcggttgcagttcGAGCCCTTCCCCTGGTGGGGGCGAgaatgggaggcagccagtcaatgtgtctttctcacatcagtgtttccctctctctccccctctccctccccttccccctcccccttcccctctccctccccctccccctctccatctcccttccattctctctgaaaaacaagGGGAGACACTATCtcgaggtgaggattaacaaaacaaaaaaagaagcaatcCTGAAGAAGGGGTAAGTCATCCCGTTACAAGGACAGgaagcccagctgagcccagtggAGCCGGGAGGGCGCtggaggtgaggtgggggggggggacccacacCCCCCGGCAGGCTCCCCCAGGAGAGAGCACGGCACACTTCCTGTGAGCAAACAGGCAGGCATTAGCGAGGCCggagagggtgtggagaaatCAGACCCTCACGCGCGCTGGTGGGAGTGGAatggcagctgctgtggaaaacagcctGCAGCTCCTGAAACTAGTCGGCAGTTATcacgtgacccagcaattccgctcCTCGGTAAATCCCCGGGGGAGGTGAAAGCGTCGGTCCACACGGAGATTTGTACACACGCGTTTACGGCAGCACTATTCATAAGAGCCAAAGAGTGGGAACAGCCCAAATGTCTATCGACCGATGAATTgataaacaaaatgagatataTCCAGGCACTGGCATAGTAGCTATAAAAGGAAATCAATGAAGTGCCGACTCATGCTAAGGGATGGATGAGCCTTGAGAACACGatgctagccctggccagtgtagctcagttggttgggcgtcgtcctgAGCACctaaaggtcaccggttcaattcccagtcagggcacataccctggtgtggactcgatccccaatacggggtgtgcaagaggcagccggatTGATGTCTTGCTCTcgcatctgtgtttctctctctccctctgccttcctctctctaaaagtcaatttaaaaagagagtatgatactaagtgaaagaagccagtcacaaagagcCACATATtgagttattttgtttatatgaacTATATCGAGTAGCTAAAGCAGGGAGGATGGGAAGGTTGGGGGGAAGACTAAGGACCACAGggtttctttttagggtgataaaatttttctaaaaattgtaATGGTTGCCcgactctgaatatactaaaaggcCATTAAATTGCacgctttttaaaaatttctcacctgaggatattttttccattgagttttagagagaatggaagggagggagggagagggagaaggagagagagagagagagagagagagagagagagagagagaaatcgatgggttgcctctcaAAAGCACCCTAACCagggcagggattgaacctataGCTGAagctgtgcccttgactgggaattgaacccacagcccttcagtccacaggctgatgctctaaccactgagcaactggccagggctgcacacTGTTGACGAGTGAATTGCATGATACTTGAATATCGTCTCAATAAAGTCAttacccaaaaaataaaaagggctcATCACAGACCTTCATATTAAAGCGATGCAGAGAGAACGTTACAGAAGCAGGAAGTGGGAACTGCTGGTCCCTTAAGTCCTGGCCCAGAAAAGGCACAACCTCGCTTTCGCCATGTTTGATTGGCCGAGGCAGTGGCAGGCCCGCCCGGACCCGAGGGAAGGGAACGGGGGAAGAGTCCGGCTGGCGTGAgtccaccacacccaccagcagcAGCGGGAAGCCCTGAGCATGGCAGGGGCTCCGGAGCGCAGTTCCCGGAGGTGCTGTGGGTAACCCCATTGTACGGAggggaagactgaggcccagggagtgaAGTAACGTAACGTGCTCAGGGCAGCCCAGCCAGCGGGAGGCAGAGCCACACCTGAACCGGGGCGTCTGGCCCAGAAGCTGTGCTCCTGGCCTCCTGTTGTGCCGCCTTCTGGCCGGTGAACGTCGCAGAACAGCTTCAGCAGGAAGTAGCCTGGCAGTGCTTGTTTCACAACACTTGGCACTTCCTCCATGCTGGGCACTCCTACAAATGACAATGCCGCTCGCTCAATCCTCACGCACACCTAGGAAGGCGGTGTTAGGTTGGACCATATGCAATGGTGTAAGGTCAAAAATGGGCACTTTCAGATGGTTCGAGCTCATCATCCCTGTTCAGCGGGTGAGGAGACTGGgactcagagaggtgaggtgactTGACTAAGGTCACACAGCGCCAgtgggggctggagctgggacTCAGACCCAGGCCCGAGGCTCCCCGAGGAGGAGTTGAGTGAGTGAATACATGTATGACCTgggccgggagggcggggggcagtgagACAGCAGAGGGCTGTCCAGCCATCCCTCCTGACTCAGTCCTTTCTCCTCCCGGCAGCCACCATGGGATTCTGGACCACTTGCCCTTCCTTCTCCACCATCTTCTTCCTCATCATCTTTGTGGTGTCCCTGATCTTCCACTGCCACCAGCGCCTGGCCCTGGTGCCCGCCCCCTGGGCCTCCCGGGGCCTCGTGGTCCCGGTCCCCCGGCACCTCCCCCAGGGGGGCATGTGGACCATCAACGCCATCGGCCGCCTGGGCAACCAGATGGGCGAGTACGCCACGCTGTACGCCCTGGCCAAGCTGAACGGGCGGCCCGCCTTCATCCCCGCCGAGATGCACAGCACGCTGGCCCCCATCTTCAGGATCTCCCTGCCGGTGCTGCAGGGCGCCGCGGCGCGCGGGGTGCCCTGGCGGAACTACCCGCTCCACGACTGGATGGAGGAGCAGTACCGCCACATCCCCTGGGAGTACGTGCGCCTCACGGGCTACCCCTGCTCCTGGACCTTCTACCACCACCTGCGCCCCGAGATCCTGCGGGAGTTCACGCTGCACGACCACGTGCGGGCCGGGGCGCAGCGGTTCCTCCAGACCCTGCAGGCCACGCGGGGCCCGCAGCTGACCTTCGTGGGCGTCCACGTGCGCCGCGGGGACTACGTCCGCGTCATGCCGCGGGTGTGGAAGGGCGTGCTGGCCGACCGCGGGTACCTGCGGCAGGCCCTGGACTGGTTCCGggcccgccacccctcccccgtcTTCGTGGTCACCAGCGACGACATGGCCTGGTGCCGGCGGAACATCGACAGCTCCCTCGGGGACGTGGTGTTCGCGGGCACCGGGCGCCAGGGCTCCCCGGCCAAGGACTTCGCGCTGCTCACGCAGTGCAACCACACCGTGTTCACCGTGGGCACCTTTGGGGTCTGGGCCGCCTACCTGGCGGGAGGGGACGCCGTCTACCTGGCCAACTTCACCCTGCCCCAGTCCCGCTTCCGCACAGTCTTCAAGCCGCACGCGGCCTTCCTGCCCGAGTGGGTGGGCATCGCCGCCAACCTGGGGCCGGCCGGAGAAAACAGCCCCTAGCCCCCCACGTGTCCCTCCCTCACCCTCGGGGGACAGGCAGTGTGTGGGGTCCAGCACAGGGGCTCAGGATTGGACCCCCAGGTTTGAATCCAGGCTGCTCGGCTTCTCGGCTGGGTGACCTCGAACAagtggcttaacctctctgtgcctcagagtGCCACctggaaaaggaacaaaatacaGAGGTTACCTCGGCAGCCGCTCCTAGAACGCAGGTTCACGTAGAGCCGTGGAGACAGGGTGAGTGCTAGCGGCCCAGAAGGTGGGATGGAGTTTTGCTCTCTCCTCTGAGGCTCTGGGAGCAGAGGCCAGATATGTTGTCCTTGCCCCCTGGGAGGGTTTGGCGATGAAGCCATCCCTGCCCTCAGCTAAAGGGAGTGGGTGTTTTTGGCAGCTAAGAACCCAGGCTTCGGGTTTAATGGGGCCTTATGAAAAgacactaggggcctggtgcacgacattcgtgcacttggggtgggaggtccctcagcccagcctccgccctttagcagtccgggagccctcaggggatgtccaactgacagctcaGGCCGGCTCCCCAtgggacatccttagagctgctgtggaggcgggagaggctcccgcggctgctgcgctcgccagccgtcagcccggcttgtggctgagccgCATgcccccctgtaggagcgcactgaccaccagggggcagctcctgcgttgagcgtctgccccctggtgttcagtgcacatcatagcgaccggtcattctgctgttcggtcgatttgcatattacccttttattatgaaAAGACATGAGAGAAAACAGGATTTGAGGGGGTGAATCTCAGGGAGATACCCTTGGTGGTGAGGGAGACCCCTGAAATGGGGGCGAGGGGAGGCTTCACAGCGATGGCAGGACTCAGGTAGGACTCAACaccaggcctggggctgcagcGGCAAAGACACCCGGCATCCACAGGTCACAGAAGTGCAGGAGGAGACACCGTCTGCCTGGCTGTCATGCGGGAGTGAGAACGGGGCAGGGTGAAGTTGGCCGGGTAGACGGCGTCCCCTCCTTCAGGCTAGGGCCACAGAGACCCACAGGGCCGCAGAGGCCATGGCCAGGCCAGCTGTTGCCCATGTGCACAGGTGACCTCCCCCTGGGCCTGCTGTGCCCAGGACTTAACCCACTCGGAGAAACTCCAATATGGACCAAAGTTGAATCTAATGATTATTCGTTCTCTGTGTTCAGTGTGTTCTAAAGTGTGGAAATacctgtctttttattgttgtaattCTCCTTTTTGGATATTAAAGAAAAACCTCTTAACAACAATCATTTATACCCATTTAAAATGTCCACCAAACAGGTGCCCTGGTTTAGATCACATCTCTTCCCTGTTTTAAGTGCTTTTCCAGCGTCTTGTTTACTTGAATCCCCATTTTGTGCATATGTCTGAGGATGGGCACCTCTCCTTTCGTGTGTTAATAATATTGCATCTCCCCAGAGCCGATTTGGGCCTCAGTCTACTTGCTTGAGTCTTTGATGGAGTCGTCATGGTGTGGGGCCGACAATGAAGAAAGCAGGAGAagggttggggaggagagggaggggtagTGGAGAAGGAGGTCCTGTATTAGCTATCTATTACTGCgtaacaaacaaccccaaatTCAGTAGCGTAAAATGAcaataatactttattatttcttaccagaggcccagtgcacgaattcgtgcaccagtggggtccctcagcctggcctgtgggatcaggccaaaaccagctctctgacatcccccaaggggtcccagattgtgagggcacgtaggccaggccaaggaaccccgccagtgcatgatcggggccgggaagggacatgggagattggccagccagagagggaccatgggagggctccagggcatgtccggcctgtctcgctcagtcccgatcagccagaccccatcaGCAACCttacctactggtcagagcatattccccctggtggtcagtgcacgtcatagcaagtggttgagtggccttagcattcattaacatattatgctttgattggttgaatggctgactggccAACCGGATACTTAgcatcttaggcttttattatataggattgtttctgGGGGTCAGGAGTTTGGGGGGGGCTTAGATGGATGATTCTGTTTGGGATGCCCAGTGAGGTTGCCGTTAggtgccagccagccagggctgctgtcatctgaaggcttgactggggctgggggatcCCTTTCCACGGCTGGCAATCGGTGCTGGCTCTTGGCTGTCGGTCACATCCTCATGGTTGAGCCTCCGTGGGGCTGTTTGAGTGTCTTCACAACATGGCGCTGGGTTCCTCCAGAGAGAGAAACCCAAGAGACCCAGGTAGAAACTGTGATGCCTTTTGCAACCAAGCCTTACCTAGTCACACACTGTTACTTCGTCTTCTGCTGTTGATCACTCAGAGCAGCCTGATTCTCTGTGGGAGGGGACGACACAGGGTGTGAATACCAGGAAGCAGGGGTCCCTGAGGGCCATGTGGGAGGCTGGCATACTCGTTCGgtagggctgccataaccaagTACCACAGATGGGAGggcttaaaccacagaaatgtattttctctcagttctggaggctggaagttcaaggtCAAGGTGACAGCGGGGCTGGTTTCCTCTGAGGCCAAGAGGGAGGGtgtgccccaggcctctctccttggcttatcaATGCCAAGATGTCCCTGTTTTCATGTCTCCCCCTGTACACACCTGTGTCCTGATCTTCTTATAAGAGCACCAGTCACaatggattagggcccacctaatgacttcattttaatttaaactggaaaatttttaaatttctttttttattttagagagaggagagagagagaaatatcgatttgttgttccacttatttatgcattcattggttgatttttccccccaaaatatctttgtattgatttcagagaggaagggcaaaggaaagaaagagagagaaacctcaatgatgagagagaatcatggatcggctgcctcctgcatgccttacactgggtatcaaacccgcaacccggacatgtgccctgactgggaatcgaaccatggcctcctggttcatagatggatgctcaaccgctgagtcatgctggccaggcattggtggattcttgtatgtgacctgactgggggcctctctccttggcatatcaggatgatgctctaaccaactgagctacctggccagggcctggcctcattttaatttaattacaccTATAAAAATTCTGTCCCCAAATGTGGTCACATGctgaggtcctgggggttagGACACAATTCAGCCTGTAACAGCTGCTTCCACAGGCTCCCACCTCCACGCCCAGCCCTCCCCCAACAGTCCGACTGGCTCcactccccttcctttcccctccattcccagctccagcccctcctcctcggcATGACTGACCTTAGCCAGAGTCTTTCCCCAAATTATCCCTTTTGGAGAGAGACTCAAGCCGGAAGGAGAGAGGACCCTCAGTCCTGAGCCTGGCCCTCTGTCAAGTTCAAATACAACAACATAGGTGTACAGACGTGGATGGTAACTGTCCCCCACATTGCAGTAAAATGTTCCTCAGGTCCCTTCCTGCCCCCCAAGTCTCttttccaccttcccctgccctgctctgtgcctggcgGGCTGTCTGATGGACCCTCTGCTGTGGACCGAATGCCGGTGTCCGCCCCACATTCACAGGCTGGAGCCCTAATCCCCAGTGTATTGGAGGTGGGCCCTTTGGGAGAGGATTAGGTTGTGAGGGTAGGGCCTCATACATGGGactggtgcccttataagaaagAGGCACAgcccgctggcgtggctcagtggctgagcgtcgacctatgaatcaggtcacagttcaattcccggtcagggcacatgtccaggtttcgggctcaatccccagtacgggggcgtgcaggaggcagctgatcaatgtctctctctctccctctccctcctctctttctaaaatcaataaaaacaccttaaaaaaaaaaacaaaaaaaaaaaaagatgagcccggcccacatggctcagtggttgaggtcaacctatgaatcaggaggtcacggttcgattccggtcagggcacatgcctgggttttgggctcgatccccagtgtggggtgtgcaggaggcagccgatccatgattctctctcatcattgatgtctctgtctctgtctctccctctcccttcctctctgaagtcaataaaaatacatttaaaaataaagataaaaaagatgaaaCCGAAGAACTACCACAGCACCAGCCCCCAGGGCCGGGGAGCTGAAGGCTAGTTTCTTACACGCCTTTTCTTGCGCGTGTGGGGATAAAGGCGGTGCCGGGGGAAGATCCGGGAGACCTGTTCTCACGGCCACCCTCCATGCGTCTCCCCCTGAGGTCTCCACCCAGAGGGGACCCTGCCGGTGGCCAGCTGCCAGGAGCTGGGCGCCACGGTGGGACATACCGCACGTAGTTCTGTTTCATCTAAACGCCGGGGGATCCagcccgtccccgtccccgtccccgtgtGTGACCGGCCTGACTTGGAAGAGGAAGTTCACAGCCTGTGTTTTATGGGGACCAAAGCAGAAACCAACCGAGCAGCCGCCAATAATCAATGGCACTAACTCCTTCCGCAAATATTTACCCAGCTCCTTCCTGGTGTATGAGTCCAAAGCAGAAGATGGGGAGCCCTTgaaatgccccccccacccccactctgtcAGGTCCCCAAGACAGAGCTCTCAcagccagggctccagggctCCAGCACCCAGCGTGCCTTTGTTATGGGTGGAACCGTGTCCCCCAAAAGagatgttgaaatcctaaccccctaGAACCGCAGGATGCGATGTGATTTGGAAACAGGGTGTTTACAGATGCGATTAGGAAAAGGAGGTGATACCGGAGTGGACCCAGCAGGACGGGCCCTCACCCAGCAGGGTGGGCGACGCGGGCACACACGGGAACGCCGTGTGAGGATGGAGGCAGGGGTCGGCTTTGAGCCTTCAGGTCCGTGAGAGAAACGTTCTATTCTTTGAGGCCGCCCCGTTTGTATCGTGTTGTGACAGCAACCCCGGGAATGAGCGGTGTGTGCGGCGTATTTACCGAAGGGATTGAGGAGGTGCTGGGCCGCGGCGACTCGGGGTGTAGCACGCTGACCGGAGACCACACACAGCCTTCCGGCTGCCTTGGCCCGGGGCCTGTGTCCCGGTCAGATCACGGCTCCCCGTGGCCAGGAACAGGAGGCCCGGCTGAGTCAAGCGGGTGGGACCTGCTTGGACCTGGGGAGCTGCCAGGAGCCGTACAGGTGTGGACCTGACATAGCAACGTGCCGCTTCCAACTCCGTCCCTCAAGCTCTGGCCCATCTGGGTCACctgagaggtttttgttttgttttttttctagaagaaaCTCCAGCTTGTTAACTAGACACCAGGACCCGAATTGGCCCCTTGGGTCACCCCGAGGTGTTGAGCCCAACCAGAAATAGACTCCTGGGGAGTTACACCCCCTTGAACCTGAATGAAAGGAGCCAGGAAGGCTTGctgtccctcccaggagcaccctGAGCCTTCCCCCTCACATCTCCCCCCACAGGCCTGCATCTCCTGAACTCTAAGGGACCCCGCGAGGCTTGcagccagggcagcaatgggcagggGCAGCTCAATCCAGAAAAACCCCCTGGGCCTGTCCTCAAGGCCCCCTGtcctctgacttcttagtgagtcacagcagccccgcccagctcactcccccagcccttccttgtttcactgtccccagcttcaataaacatcctctaaattttttttttaagaaaaggaaaagaaaaagagaaaagagccatgttgtggagcgaacgcaagtgaatgaccactggagtccagaacaaattaaaatttagggagcctttattagctagCCAGCCGGctggcgactgctctgcctttctccacgcagggagtccagagagcagccccgaccctttgtgcacgaccacttttaagcacatttaccacatcctgtttttgcagagcaagcaacccaagacaaaacagtttttcccaagcaatgtCAGGgtcatgccattgacgaccatgttattctcAGAGTCATCCTGTTCTCaagaaagctgacagtgatctatgaaagaaggcctacgtgctgggaaggggccatgagaccctatctcaaggcccgtcctggtgtcagcactgacaactctgtccgcatgctcaaaaattcccactctctatcAGCCAGGGCGGCTGGGTTGCAGAATAAGGTCCATGTCACAGTTTGGCGGACACTCGGAGGTCCTGTCTCATGCCCACAAGTTCCAGATAAGACCCCTTCCCTCACGGACTCCGCTGCGTCCCCGGAGCCCCGCGTGGGATGTGCTCGCGTGGCCGCTCGGGGAGGACACAGCACTTTGTCGTTCAGTGGCTCTGGACACACTGCTGATTCCGGCTCCCAGGCTCATCAGCTGTGTGACCCCAGCGAGCGAGCGACTGCACGTGTCTGAGGAGCAGAGCAATGCGGGGCCAGGGGCCGCACCGCGCAGGGAGTGCCCAGGCCAGGCCCGGCCAGGCCCGGCCGGAGAGACGGACACGGAACAGGTTGGTGGTTGCcgagggcggggagggtgggaactgagggaaggtggggagcgAGCCCTTCGTGGGGCCCGGGGCTGCTCTGGGGATGATGAAAGGCTTTAGAGCTGAAGGTGGCCGTGGGTGCTCACACAACTCGCATGTGGCCAGGCCGGGGCCTGGCCCTTGGGGCGTCTGCCTCGGGCCGGCCGGGAgtgtgtgtgggttcttgactttgtgcacgAAAATGTTCACACTGTGAGTCCACGTGAGTTCCAGGGGGTTTTTatgaaagcggggggggggggggtgggcaatAAAACAAGGCGGGGCCTGGGGTCAGAGGAGAGGGACTAGGCGGGGGAGTGAGCTGGGCGGGGCTGCTGTGGCTCATTAAGAAGTcagaggagccctaaccggtctggctcagtggatag is a window from the Eptesicus fuscus isolate TK198812 chromosome 21, DD_ASM_mEF_20220401, whole genome shotgun sequence genome containing:
- the FUT2 gene encoding galactoside alpha-(1,2)-fucosyltransferase 2; the protein is MGFWTTCPSFSTIFFLIIFVVSLIFHCHQRLALVPAPWASRGLVVPVPRHLPQGGMWTINAIGRLGNQMGEYATLYALAKLNGRPAFIPAEMHSTLAPIFRISLPVLQGAAARGVPWRNYPLHDWMEEQYRHIPWEYVRLTGYPCSWTFYHHLRPEILREFTLHDHVRAGAQRFLQTLQATRGPQLTFVGVHVRRGDYVRVMPRVWKGVLADRGYLRQALDWFRARHPSPVFVVTSDDMAWCRRNIDSSLGDVVFAGTGRQGSPAKDFALLTQCNHTVFTVGTFGVWAAYLAGGDAVYLANFTLPQSRFRTVFKPHAAFLPEWVGIAANLGPAGENSP